A single Micromonospora sp. CCTCC AA 2012012 DNA region contains:
- a CDS encoding RCC1-like domain-containing protein: MTRSRALLGIAGTVVAVGAALALHPVASAAGGLQPGAAYGWGGNMFGQAGSGAPTNQYNTPRQTVLPDGVVQVQSGGRASYARFTDGRLLSWGYNMNAALGSGSTTVITRYAPAPVVGIGGTGTLTDVVDVSVHMESAIAAVLADGTVVAWGSNVNRQLGDGSTANVRAYPERVLTAPETPLTGVVDVESGWEVTYALMADGTVTAWGSVKCDGTLSGVTQYATPVAGLTDIRQIAVAGGVALFRRGDGAVLSCGGTGRALGRPYGPENTPTSPYTPALVTNLGPGSDVADISISSAVTALTGDGRVYLWGENTQNQLTPLGVSGGLTVPTELAQPAGEPKIIDVDNDNSPMTYAVRADGSVLVWGYNQYGMAGIGTTAALVNTPTVVTLPGRTFASIAASNWTVLAVTVPAA; this comes from the coding sequence ATGACCAGGTCCAGGGCACTGCTCGGCATCGCCGGCACCGTCGTCGCGGTCGGTGCGGCGCTGGCGCTGCACCCGGTAGCGAGCGCGGCCGGCGGCCTCCAGCCGGGTGCCGCGTACGGCTGGGGCGGCAACATGTTCGGCCAGGCCGGTTCCGGTGCGCCGACGAACCAGTACAACACTCCGCGGCAGACGGTCCTTCCGGACGGCGTCGTGCAGGTGCAGAGCGGCGGGCGGGCCAGTTACGCCCGGTTCACCGACGGGAGGCTGTTGTCCTGGGGATACAACATGAACGCCGCCCTCGGCAGCGGCTCGACGACGGTGATCACGCGGTACGCCCCGGCACCGGTCGTGGGCATCGGCGGCACGGGCACGCTCACCGATGTCGTCGACGTCTCGGTGCACATGGAGAGCGCGATCGCCGCGGTGCTGGCCGACGGGACGGTGGTCGCCTGGGGTTCGAACGTGAACCGGCAGCTCGGCGACGGGTCGACAGCCAACGTCCGGGCCTACCCGGAGCGGGTGCTGACCGCGCCGGAGACCCCGCTGACCGGGGTGGTGGACGTCGAGTCCGGGTGGGAGGTGACGTACGCGTTGATGGCCGACGGCACTGTCACCGCCTGGGGTTCGGTGAAGTGTGACGGCACGCTGTCAGGCGTGACGCAGTACGCGACCCCCGTGGCCGGGCTCACCGACATCCGGCAGATCGCGGTCGCCGGCGGGGTGGCCCTGTTCCGGCGGGGCGACGGCGCGGTGCTCTCCTGCGGCGGCACCGGGCGTGCGCTCGGCCGGCCGTACGGCCCGGAGAACACGCCGACCTCCCCCTACACGCCAGCCCTGGTCACCAACCTCGGCCCGGGCAGCGACGTGGCAGACATCTCGATCAGTTCGGCGGTGACTGCCCTGACCGGGGACGGCCGGGTGTACCTGTGGGGCGAGAACACGCAGAACCAGCTCACCCCACTGGGCGTGTCGGGCGGCCTGACGGTGCCGACCGAGCTGGCCCAGCCGGCCGGAGAGCCGAAGATCATCGATGTCGACAACGACAACTCGCCGATGACGTACGCGGTGCGAGCCGACGGCTCGGTCCTGGTCTGGGGGTACAACCAGTACGGCATGGCCGGGATCGGGACGACCGCAGCCCTGGTGAACACCCCGACCGTGGTCACCCTGCCGGGTCGCACCTTCGCCAGCATCGCCGCCTCGAACTGGACGGTCCTGGCGGTCACCGTACCGGCGGCGTGA
- a CDS encoding alpha/beta fold hydrolase — protein MVTFVFIPGLCHGGWCFEELAEQTRRRGHRAYPLTLTGLSERSHLLHGGINLDTHIQDVTGVLEAEKIEDAVLVGHSYGGMVITGVADRMPERVHALVYLDAMVPQHNDSCWSLVTDRERQWYADVVESGYAVRTLPFFDARATPHPIASVLQPLRLTADPARIQRRVYVYAAGWDGPSPFTSTYQRLRDDPSWTTHAVAGGHNLMRDAPEELLNILLQTDEPADRRVAAAVRPASTA, from the coding sequence ATGGTCACCTTCGTTTTCATTCCCGGTCTGTGTCACGGCGGTTGGTGCTTCGAGGAGCTTGCCGAGCAGACGCGCCGCCGGGGACACCGGGCCTACCCGTTGACGTTGACGGGACTCAGCGAGCGGAGTCATCTGCTTCACGGAGGGATCAACCTCGACACCCACATCCAGGACGTGACCGGCGTTCTGGAAGCGGAAAAGATCGAGGACGCGGTGCTGGTCGGCCACAGTTACGGTGGGATGGTGATCACCGGCGTCGCGGACCGGATGCCCGAACGCGTCCACGCTCTGGTGTACCTGGATGCCATGGTGCCGCAGCACAACGACTCCTGTTGGAGCCTCGTCACCGACCGGGAACGCCAGTGGTACGCGGACGTGGTGGAAAGCGGCTACGCGGTACGGACGCTACCCTTTTTCGACGCGCGGGCCACTCCTCATCCGATCGCCTCTGTGCTGCAGCCGCTCCGGCTCACCGCGGACCCCGCGCGAATCCAGCGGAGGGTCTACGTGTACGCGGCGGGATGGGACGGCCCTTCCCCGTTCACCTCCACCTATCAGCGACTGCGCGACGATCCCTCGTGGACGACCCACGCCGTGGCCGGCGGCCACAACCTGATGCGCGACGCACCGGAGGAGCTGCTGAACATCCTGCTGCAGACCGACGAACCTGCTGATCGTCGCGTCGCCGCAGCCGTGCGCCCCGCGAGCACCGCCTGA
- a CDS encoding SigE family RNA polymerase sigma factor has protein sequence MHARTPWLRRLAYRLCGQWTTADDLVQECLVALYRHWRKASTAESVDAYVRAMLVHAYLAERKRSWTRRVRPVADVTAPPVTPLAGAEHRVDLLAALTKLSRGQRAVLVLRYWEDLDVAQTAAALGCSTGTVKSQTSYAIAALRRLLPNYVPGGVDTP, from the coding sequence GTGCATGCACGCACGCCATGGCTGCGACGGCTGGCGTACCGGCTGTGCGGGCAGTGGACAACTGCGGACGACCTGGTGCAGGAGTGCCTCGTCGCGCTGTACCGGCATTGGCGGAAGGCGTCGACAGCGGAGTCGGTCGACGCCTACGTACGAGCGATGCTGGTCCACGCCTACCTGGCCGAGCGAAAGCGATCCTGGACCCGCCGGGTCCGTCCCGTGGCCGACGTAACTGCGCCCCCGGTGACGCCGCTGGCCGGTGCCGAACACCGCGTCGACCTGCTGGCCGCGCTCACGAAACTGTCTCGCGGGCAGCGCGCGGTGCTGGTCCTGCGCTACTGGGAGGACCTTGACGTCGCGCAGACCGCCGCGGCGCTGGGCTGCTCGACCGGCACCGTGAAGAGCCAGACCTCGTATGCCATCGCGGCGCTGCGCCGCCTGCTGCCGAACTACGTGCCTGGAGGGGTGGACACGCCATGA
- a CDS encoding glutathione-independent formaldehyde dehydrogenase, whose protein sequence is MKAVVYRGPREVAIENRPDPTIQAPTDAIIRITTTNICGSDLHMYEGRTSVEQGKILGHENMGVVQEVGAAVSRIRVGDRVCAPFNIACGTCRNCVHGWTSFCLRVNPTEGVDGAAYGYANMGPYDGGQAEYLRVPYADFNLLHLPPGDEHEQDFAMLSDIFPTGWHGTELAGQRPGDTVAVFGAGPVGLMAAHSALIKGAARVFVVDKEPDRLAMAQRIGALPVNFAEGDPVQQIMDATNGRGADCGVEAVGYQAHDPSGQEHPELVLDNLVSVVRSTGGIGVVGVYVPQDPKGPDPQEREGRVGWQYGTFFTKAQHMGTGQCPVMRYNRQLRDLIIDGRANPSFLVSHELPLDQAVEAYGHFDRRDQGWTKVLLHPGQGA, encoded by the coding sequence GTGAAGGCTGTCGTGTACCGGGGACCACGCGAGGTCGCCATCGAGAACCGTCCCGACCCCACCATCCAGGCCCCGACCGACGCGATCATCCGCATCACCACCACCAACATCTGCGGTTCCGACCTGCACATGTACGAGGGCCGCACCTCGGTGGAACAGGGCAAGATCCTCGGCCACGAGAACATGGGCGTCGTGCAGGAGGTCGGGGCGGCGGTGAGCCGCATCCGGGTCGGCGACCGGGTGTGTGCGCCGTTCAACATCGCCTGCGGGACGTGCCGCAACTGCGTGCACGGGTGGACGAGCTTCTGCCTGCGGGTCAACCCGACGGAGGGCGTCGACGGGGCCGCCTACGGCTACGCCAACATGGGCCCCTACGACGGCGGGCAGGCGGAGTACCTGCGGGTGCCCTACGCCGACTTCAACCTGCTGCACCTGCCGCCGGGCGACGAGCACGAGCAGGACTTCGCGATGCTGTCGGACATCTTCCCCACCGGCTGGCACGGCACCGAACTGGCCGGGCAGCGCCCGGGCGACACGGTCGCGGTGTTCGGCGCCGGACCGGTCGGGCTGATGGCCGCGCACAGCGCGCTGATCAAGGGGGCGGCGCGGGTGTTCGTCGTCGACAAGGAGCCGGACCGCCTCGCCATGGCGCAGCGCATCGGCGCCCTGCCGGTGAACTTCGCCGAGGGCGACCCGGTGCAGCAGATCATGGACGCCACGAACGGACGCGGCGCCGACTGTGGAGTCGAGGCCGTCGGCTACCAGGCCCACGACCCGTCCGGCCAGGAGCACCCGGAACTCGTCTTGGACAACCTGGTCAGCGTCGTCCGCTCCACGGGCGGCATCGGCGTCGTCGGTGTGTACGTGCCGCAGGACCCGAAGGGGCCGGACCCGCAGGAGCGGGAAGGTCGTGTCGGCTGGCAGTACGGCACGTTCTTCACCAAGGCGCAGCACATGGGCACGGGCCAGTGCCCGGTGATGCGCTACAACCGGCAGCTGCGCGACCTGATCATCGACGGGCGCGCCAATCCGTCGTTCCTGGTGTCGCACGAGCTGCCGCTGGACCAGGCCGTCGAGGCGTACGGGCACTTCGACCGGCGTGACCAGGGTTGGACCAAGGTTCTGCTGCACCCGGGCCAAGGGGCCTGA
- a CDS encoding TetR/AcrR family transcriptional regulator, translating into MIEPIGIIYGMPVTKGSTLDPARTRATILDAATVLLYERGLDGVGVAELCSSVGISKETLYRHFGTKDGLVREVLEARSERVSRWLADAASAAGDDPAAQLAAVFDALQQWYQQPVFRGCAMVNAAAQHHVEAVRSITRRHLDRYLELFTGIATRAGAADPDVLGRQLLMLVEGATVVADHCGAASTDGHARRAALTLLAAASPAASARSSRGTPT; encoded by the coding sequence TTGATCGAACCGATCGGTATCATCTACGGCATGCCGGTTACCAAGGGTTCGACGCTTGATCCGGCGCGCACCCGCGCCACCATCCTCGACGCGGCCACGGTCCTGCTGTACGAGCGTGGGCTCGACGGTGTCGGCGTCGCCGAGCTGTGCAGCAGCGTCGGAATATCCAAGGAGACGCTCTACCGGCACTTCGGCACGAAGGACGGGCTCGTGCGCGAAGTCCTGGAAGCCCGCAGCGAACGGGTGTCACGCTGGCTGGCCGACGCCGCCTCGGCCGCCGGGGATGACCCCGCAGCCCAGCTTGCTGCCGTGTTCGACGCCCTTCAGCAGTGGTACCAGCAGCCCGTCTTTCGCGGCTGCGCGATGGTGAACGCAGCCGCCCAGCACCATGTCGAGGCGGTACGTTCGATCACCCGCCGCCACCTCGACCGCTACCTCGAACTCTTCACCGGCATCGCCACCCGCGCCGGAGCGGCAGATCCGGACGTGCTGGGCCGGCAGTTGCTCATGCTGGTCGAGGGGGCGACGGTCGTCGCCGACCACTGTGGCGCGGCCAGCACGGACGGGCACGCCCGTCGCGCCGCGCTCACCCTCCTGGCCGCCGCCTCTCCCGCCGCATCGGCCCGGTCGAGTCGAGGAACCCCCACGTAG
- a CDS encoding YbfB/YjiJ family MFS transporter — MFGPSARLALGTASALGLARFAYGLLLPAMRDDLGWSLAEAGTVSAANGLGYLLGALATGPVVRRLGIATAFRLGMILTATALAAAAISSAYPVLLIARAGAGAAGAVVFIAGGVIASRIAIRTSSAAPITIYFAGTGLGIIVSGATVPPLGQHWRVAWVVLGMAAGLATLVSWTAARTDEEGAAVPAGRARVRPLSRTAVAYVLFAAGYITYITFLSAYLADRHTPVAQVMLIWTALGLAVVAAPALWSRPITNWPGTRALAALLGALGVGAALALLAPWPPVILASAIIYGATFMGVPAAVTALIKSATPPADWTGTLSAFTVLFAAGQTAGPWIAGVLADGTSAAATLAWTATLCGTAAVVAATVRPQRSARATPAGGPALEDRAPDATPRC, encoded by the coding sequence GTGTTCGGACCATCAGCGCGGCTCGCCCTCGGCACCGCCTCGGCGCTCGGGCTCGCCCGCTTCGCCTACGGGCTGCTGCTTCCCGCCATGCGCGACGACCTGGGCTGGAGCCTTGCCGAAGCCGGGACCGTGAGCGCAGCCAACGGGCTCGGCTACCTCCTCGGCGCACTGGCGACCGGCCCCGTCGTACGCCGGCTGGGCATCGCGACCGCCTTCCGGCTGGGGATGATCCTCACCGCGACGGCACTGGCCGCCGCTGCGATCAGCAGTGCGTACCCGGTGCTGCTGATCGCCCGGGCCGGCGCCGGGGCGGCCGGGGCGGTGGTGTTCATCGCCGGCGGTGTGATCGCCTCACGCATCGCCATCCGCACCTCGTCGGCCGCGCCCATCACCATCTACTTCGCCGGCACCGGGCTGGGCATCATCGTCAGCGGTGCGACGGTTCCGCCACTGGGACAGCACTGGCGCGTGGCCTGGGTCGTTCTGGGCATGGCCGCCGGCCTGGCAACCCTGGTGAGCTGGACCGCGGCGCGCACGGACGAAGAGGGCGCTGCGGTCCCGGCCGGCCGGGCGCGGGTACGTCCACTGTCCCGGACCGCCGTGGCATACGTGCTGTTCGCCGCCGGTTACATCACCTACATCACCTTCCTGTCCGCGTACCTCGCCGACCGGCACACACCTGTCGCACAGGTCATGCTCATCTGGACAGCGCTGGGGCTGGCCGTCGTGGCCGCACCCGCACTGTGGAGCCGGCCCATCACCAACTGGCCCGGCACCCGAGCCCTCGCCGCGTTGCTGGGCGCTCTGGGCGTCGGGGCGGCACTGGCCCTGCTGGCGCCCTGGCCACCGGTCATCCTCGCCTCCGCGATCATCTACGGGGCGACGTTCATGGGCGTTCCCGCCGCCGTCACCGCGCTCATCAAGAGCGCCACCCCGCCGGCCGACTGGACCGGCACACTCTCGGCCTTTACCGTCCTCTTCGCTGCTGGTCAGACGGCCGGCCCCTGGATCGCCGGCGTCCTCGCCGACGGCACCTCGGCCGCGGCCACCCTGGCGTGGACCGCGACCCTCTGCGGCACAGCCGCCGTCGTCGCCGCAACCGTGCGTCCGCAGCGTTCCGCGCGAGCAACCCCAGCGGGCGGCCCAGCGCTCGAGGACAGGGCGCCCGATGCCACCCCCCGGTGCTGA
- a CDS encoding fibronectin type III domain-containing protein, whose product MRSSVRRALAPALAALTGVSVLAPPTPGSADPGDPDPYGTFDSASRIGHSVRVRGVVHDPDASAAITVAITVDGRLATYASTDSTGAFDTTTASSTVPGEHNVCAEAYNQGAGANTRLGCLVYSVPAAVGTPQVSLRAVSATEVVVEWTPADANASGFRVERTFDGSWHTVATLGGDARSWTESGLAPGTAVCVNVVAVNDFSEQGAAVCGTSLKPSLPLVSYPQVQIRSNTETTITMRWTDSSIATGYLVDAYDGADEVAGTFAERVGPGPYDATLTGLRPGRFYRLHVRPVHPEHETSSGPYPYSIGEATPMYPEIVSLAVAPSADAGCTVGRQLVAQAQYAERLEIRRDEVVVAASEVGRAVYDLPPGDTATYTAVATNKAGTETTRQIAVGRDTRAPLVKELQVTNTRQRSLGIYLYTSEDNQLFHLGWVDSGKTATITVPHGLVGVIVAKEDVRSEISYTMGYAVMGHCGGAATPIKI is encoded by the coding sequence ATGCGTAGTTCCGTGCGCCGAGCCCTGGCGCCCGCCCTGGCGGCGCTGACCGGCGTGAGCGTGCTCGCGCCGCCGACGCCGGGATCCGCGGATCCCGGCGACCCGGACCCGTACGGCACCTTCGACAGCGCTTCCCGCATCGGTCACTCGGTCCGGGTGCGGGGCGTCGTTCACGACCCGGACGCCTCCGCCGCGATCACGGTGGCGATCACCGTGGATGGTCGGCTCGCCACCTACGCGAGTACCGACAGCACCGGCGCGTTCGACACGACGACGGCCTCGTCGACCGTGCCGGGCGAGCACAATGTCTGCGCCGAGGCGTACAACCAGGGCGCCGGGGCGAACACGCGGCTCGGCTGCCTGGTCTACAGCGTGCCCGCGGCGGTCGGTACCCCGCAGGTGAGCCTTCGCGCCGTCAGCGCCACCGAGGTCGTCGTCGAGTGGACCCCGGCCGACGCCAACGCGTCGGGCTTCCGCGTCGAGCGCACCTTCGACGGCAGTTGGCACACGGTGGCCACGCTCGGCGGGGATGCCCGCAGCTGGACCGAGAGCGGCCTCGCCCCAGGTACTGCGGTCTGCGTGAACGTCGTCGCGGTCAACGACTTCTCCGAGCAGGGCGCGGCGGTCTGTGGCACGTCCCTCAAGCCCTCGCTACCGCTCGTGTCGTACCCGCAGGTGCAGATCCGGTCGAACACCGAGACCACCATCACGATGCGGTGGACCGACTCGTCCATCGCGACCGGGTACCTGGTCGACGCGTACGACGGGGCGGACGAGGTCGCCGGCACCTTCGCGGAGCGCGTCGGCCCGGGGCCGTACGACGCCACACTCACCGGCCTGCGCCCGGGCCGGTTCTACCGACTGCACGTACGGCCGGTCCACCCGGAGCACGAGACCAGCTCGGGACCGTATCCGTACAGCATCGGCGAAGCGACGCCGATGTACCCCGAGATCGTGAGTCTGGCGGTCGCCCCGTCCGCCGACGCGGGCTGCACCGTGGGCCGCCAGCTCGTGGCGCAGGCCCAGTACGCCGAGCGGCTCGAGATCCGCCGTGATGAGGTCGTGGTGGCCGCGTCAGAGGTCGGGCGGGCGGTGTACGACCTGCCGCCCGGGGACACCGCGACCTACACCGCGGTCGCCACCAACAAGGCCGGCACCGAGACCACCCGTCAGATCGCGGTCGGCCGGGACACGCGCGCGCCACTGGTCAAGGAACTCCAGGTGACGAACACCCGCCAGCGATCGCTCGGCATCTACCTCTACACGAGCGAGGACAACCAGCTGTTCCACCTGGGCTGGGTCGACAGCGGGAAGACCGCGACCATCACCGTTCCGCACGGCCTCGTCGGCGTGATCGTGGCGAAGGAGGACGTGAGGTCCGAGATCTCCTACACGATGGGCTATGCCGTGATGGGCCACTGTGGCGGAGCGGCCACCCCGATAAAGATCTAG
- a CDS encoding TIGR03557 family F420-dependent LLM class oxidoreductase, whose protein sequence is MQIGYKLSSEGFGPHDLIQQAVRAEQAGFDFVEMSDHFHPWLDVQGHSSFTWTVFGAIAARTERIGLATGVTCPTVRYHPAIIAQAAATLAIVSNGRFTLGVGAGERLNEHVVGQGFPSVRGRHERLREALEIIRLLWRGGYRSYEGKHLRLEDARVFDLPDEPPVIAVAASGPVSAAIAAEYGDGLFATEPKPDLVEAYRRGGGDGPRYAEVPVAWAADEQQAVRAAWETSRWAVTGWKVMSELPNPVNFDAASRTVTEDDIRQQFAVGPDPEVHVAAVQKYVDAGFDHLVLQNAGPDPDGFIDFYRDTLAERLRGLG, encoded by the coding sequence GCCGGCTTCGACTTCGTCGAGATGAGCGACCACTTTCACCCCTGGCTGGACGTGCAGGGGCACTCGTCGTTCACCTGGACGGTGTTCGGCGCGATCGCCGCGCGGACCGAGCGGATCGGCCTGGCTACCGGGGTGACCTGCCCGACCGTGCGCTACCACCCGGCGATCATCGCGCAGGCCGCAGCCACCCTGGCCATCGTCTCGAACGGGCGCTTCACACTCGGCGTGGGCGCGGGGGAGCGGCTCAACGAGCACGTCGTCGGGCAGGGTTTCCCGAGCGTACGAGGACGTCACGAACGGCTGCGGGAGGCGCTGGAGATCATCCGGCTGCTGTGGCGGGGCGGCTACCGATCGTACGAGGGAAAGCACCTGCGGTTGGAGGACGCGCGGGTGTTCGACCTGCCCGACGAGCCGCCGGTGATCGCCGTCGCGGCCAGCGGTCCGGTGTCCGCGGCCATCGCCGCCGAGTACGGCGACGGCTTGTTCGCCACCGAGCCGAAGCCCGACCTGGTCGAGGCGTACCGGCGCGGCGGCGGTGACGGGCCGCGCTACGCGGAGGTGCCGGTGGCGTGGGCGGCCGACGAGCAGCAGGCCGTACGGGCGGCGTGGGAGACCAGCCGCTGGGCGGTGACCGGGTGGAAGGTCATGAGCGAGCTGCCGAACCCGGTCAACTTCGACGCCGCCTCCCGCACCGTCACCGAGGACGACATCCGCCAACAGTTCGCGGTCGGACCCGACCCGGAGGTCCACGTGGCGGCGGTGCAGAAGTACGTCGACGCGGGCTTCGACCACCTGGTGCTGCAGAACGCCGGCCCCGATCCGGACGGTTTCATCGACTTCTACCGCGACACCCTTGCCGAGCGCCTCCGCGGTCTCGGCTGA